Genomic window (bacterium):
CTTCTACCGCCTCACGCAATTCGGGGTCGATATTATCATAGACCATCAATTGCCCGGCATTGACGATGCCCATATCCATCCCCGCCGGAATGGCATGGTACAAAAACACACTATGCATCGCTTCACGCACATGGTTGTTCCCACGGAAGGAAAAACTCATGTTGGAAAGCCCGCCCGATACGTGACAATGCGGCAATTCCGCGCGGATGCGTTTGGCCGCCTCGAAAAACTCCACGCAGTAATTATTATGCTCTTCAATCCCCGTTGCCACGGCGAAGATATTGGGATCGAAAATAATATCCTCCGGCGCAAAGCCGATTTTCTCCGTCAGCAGTTTGTAGGCCCGCTGGCAGATGGAAAATTTCCGCTCCGCCGTGTCGGCCTGTCCGTCTTCATCAAACGCCATCACCACCACAGCAGCGCCATAACGCATGATGGTCTGCGCCTGGTTCAGGAAAACCTCTTCCCCCTCCTTCAGACTAATGGAATTGACAATCCCCTTGCCCTGCAGGTTCTTCAGCCCCGCCTCCAGGATGCTCCATTTGGAGGAATCCACCATCACCGGCACGCGGGCGATATTGGGCTCTGCGGCAATCAACCGCAAGAATTCCACCATCGCCTTCTCGGCATCCAGCATGCCGTCATCCATGTTAATGTCGATGACCTGGGCGCCATTTTCCACCTGACTGCGCGCCACTTCCACCGCCGCGGCAAGGTCACCGTTGAGGATAAGGTCACGAAAGCGGGCCGAGCCCGTCACATTCGTGCGCTCGCCAATATTGATAAACAGGCTGCTGTTGGGAATGCTCATGCCCGCCTCACGCCGCAATCGTCACGGCTTCAAGGCCGGAAAGCCGCATCACCACCGGCTGCGGGTGCACCTTGCGCGGTGCCTGCTGCGCCACTTTTTCAGCAATCGCCCGGATATGGTCCGGCGTGGTGCCGCAGCACCCCCCAACGATATTGATCAACCCATCCATCGCCCATTCACCCAGCTGTCGCGCCGTTTCCTCCGGCGGCTCGTCATATTGCCCAAAAGCATTGGGCAACCCCGCATTGGGGTAGGAAATCACCAGCGTGTCCACCACCCGCGCAAGGTCGGCGATATAAGGCCGCATCAAATCCGCCCCGAAGGCACAGTTAAGCCCCACCGCCAGCGGCTTTGCATGCCGCACGGAATGCCAGAATCCTTCCACCGTCTGGCCGGAAAGGTTCCGCCCGCTCCGGTCCGTGATGGTACCGGAAATCATCATCGGCACGTCGCGCCCCAGTTCATCGGCCAGCTCCATCACAGCATGGATGGCCGCCTTGGCATTCAGCGTGTCGAAAATCGTCTCGATCAGCAGAAAATCCACCCCGCCCTGTACCAGTGCCCGCGCCTGCTGCTTATAGGCCGCCTGCATCTGGTCGAAATCCGTATTGCGAAAGCCGGGGTTATTCACATCCGGCGAAAGCGAGCAGGTGCGGTTGGTTGGCCCCATGGCTCCGGCCACAAACCTCGGTTTTTCGGGTGTGGCAGCCGCATCCGCCGCTTCCCGCGCAAGCCGCGCTGCCGCCAGGTTCAGCTCATCCACGAACCCCTCCATGCCGTAATCCGCCATGGCAATGGTGGTGGAGCTGAAGGTATTGGTCTCAAGAATATCCGCCCCAGCGGCCAGATAAGCCGCATGGATATCCTGAATGGCATCCGGCTGCGTCAGCACCAGCATGTCGTTATTGCCCTTAACATCCTGCTTCCAGTCCGCAAACTGCGTGCCGCGATATTCCTTCTCACCGAATCCCAGCTTCTGAATCATCGTGCCCATGGCACCGTCAATCACAAGGATACGCTGCTGGGCAATTTGCTGGATTTGCTCTCTCACACTGGCTGGCATCTATTGCGGGCACCTTGAATTGGGGTTAGACACGTTTCTATGAATCTATTCATGTTCTCGCTGCGCTGAGCCGAAAACAGTGGTTTTGCGAGCACCGAAGCGGAGCGTATTCTATATACGTGAGCATCGGAGCACAGAAAAACCACTGTTTGCAGGCCAGAGCAGTAGAGAACAGGGATAGATTCTAACAGCCACACGCAGCTTAGCAAGGCCTCCCATGCCAAACGCCGTTTCCATCAAAAACCTGGTCAAAACCTATGCGGGCGGCAAAAAATCCCCCCCCAAGGAAGCCCTGAAAGGCATCAGCCTGGATGTGCCGGAAGGCTCGTTCTTCGGCCTGCTCGGCCCCAACGGCGCGGGCAAATCCACGCTCATCAACATCCTTGCGGGGCTGGTGATGAAAACCAGCGGCACGGTGGAAATCAACGGCTACGATATCGACTCCCACCGCCGTCAGGCCAGCTTCTCCCTCGGGGTCGTCCCGCAGGAACTGGTGGTGGACACCTTCTTCACCGCACGCCAGGCCATGGACATCCATGCCGGCTATTACGGCGTCCCCAAGGAGCAACGCCGCACGCAGGAACTCATCGACGCCATCGGCCTCACCCAGCAGGCCGACATGTCCTCCCGCCGTCTCTCCGGCGGCATGAAACGCCGTCTCTTGGTCGGCAAATCCCTCGTCCATAGCCCCAAGGTGCTCATCCTCGACGAACCCACCGCCGGGGTAGACGTGGAACTGCGTGAACAGCTCTGGGATTACGTCAAAAAGCTCAACCAGCAAGGCACCACCGTGCTGCTGACCACGCACTACCTGGAAGAAGCACAGGAACTCTGCGACCAGATCGCCATCATCAACCACGGCACCGTAGTAGCCATGGACAGCAAGGAAAAGCTGGTGAAACGCATGGACCGCAAGGAACTCACCGTCACCTTCAGCAAACCCATCAAAGCCGCCGACAAATCCCTGGCCCAATACAACCCGGTGGTCGACGCCCAAGGCCGCCTCACCCTCACCTACCAGCCCACCAAAACCCACATGGGCGAGATCCTCGCCGCCATCCACAAAAC
Coding sequences:
- a CDS encoding ATP-binding cassette domain-containing protein; protein product: MPNAVSIKNLVKTYAGGKKSPPKEALKGISLDVPEGSFFGLLGPNGAGKSTLINILAGLVMKTSGTVEINGYDIDSHRRQASFSLGVVPQELVVDTFFTARQAMDIHAGYYGVPKEQRRTQELIDAIGLTQQADMSSRRLSGGMKRRLLVGKSLVHSPKVLILDEPTAGVDVELREQLWDYVKKLNQQGTTVLLTTHYLEEAQELCDQIAIINHGTVVAMDSKEKLVKRMDRKELTVTFSKPIKAADKSLAQYNPVVDAQGRLTLTYQPTKTHMGEILAAIHKTGADITDLSTIDPTVEDIFRQLTTKKAA